In Hamadaea flava, a genomic segment contains:
- a CDS encoding MurT ligase domain-containing protein: MPLRTAFAVSVSKTAAALSRATGRGDGSVIGGRLGMMIDPDLLAHLAAGRQIALVSGTNGKTTTTRFTAAALGVLGDVATNSFGANMPTGHTSALARAGTTRYAVLEVDEHYLAQVIQATQPRVVALLNLSRDQLDRAKEVAMMADLWRQALASHPAVHIVANADDPMVVYAAGAHPVAEVTWFSAGQRWQDDSHVCPACGGHIQRGEAGGWACANGDLRRPTPQWTLLDGEVVDPEGQPHEVKLQLPGTVNLGNAATALAVAARFGVNPVDAIPRLGSVASVAGRYAQVEREGRLVRLLLAKNPASWLEAFEMADVAPTLLAINARDPDGLDTSWLYDVDFSPLRGRQVLVSGDRAMDLAVRLEINDVPFTHVKTFADAVGAVPQGRLEVIANYTAFQDIRAELDRVL, encoded by the coding sequence CTGCCGCTGCGTACGGCCTTCGCCGTTTCCGTCTCGAAGACGGCGGCCGCGCTGTCGCGCGCTACCGGGCGAGGCGACGGTTCGGTCATCGGCGGCCGGCTCGGCATGATGATCGACCCCGACCTGCTCGCCCATCTGGCGGCGGGCCGGCAGATCGCGCTGGTCTCCGGCACCAACGGCAAGACGACCACGACCCGGTTCACCGCCGCGGCGCTGGGCGTCCTCGGCGACGTCGCGACGAACTCGTTCGGCGCGAACATGCCGACCGGGCACACCTCCGCGCTCGCCCGCGCCGGGACCACCCGTTACGCGGTGCTCGAAGTCGACGAGCACTACCTGGCCCAGGTCATCCAGGCGACCCAGCCCCGGGTGGTGGCGCTGCTCAACCTGTCGCGCGACCAGCTCGACCGGGCCAAGGAGGTCGCCATGATGGCCGACCTCTGGCGGCAGGCGCTCGCGTCGCACCCGGCGGTGCACATCGTGGCCAACGCCGACGACCCGATGGTGGTCTACGCCGCCGGCGCCCACCCCGTCGCCGAGGTCACCTGGTTCTCGGCCGGTCAGCGCTGGCAGGACGACTCGCACGTCTGCCCGGCGTGCGGCGGCCACATCCAGCGCGGCGAGGCGGGCGGCTGGGCCTGCGCCAACGGCGACCTGCGTCGGCCGACTCCGCAGTGGACGTTGCTCGACGGCGAGGTCGTCGACCCCGAGGGCCAGCCGCACGAGGTGAAGCTCCAGCTTCCCGGCACGGTCAACCTGGGCAACGCCGCGACCGCGCTGGCCGTGGCCGCCCGGTTCGGGGTGAATCCGGTGGACGCCATCCCCCGGCTCGGCTCGGTGGCCAGCGTGGCCGGCCGCTACGCCCAGGTGGAGCGCGAGGGCCGCCTGGTCCGGCTGCTGCTGGCGAAGAACCCGGCGAGCTGGCTCGAGGCGTTCGAGATGGCCGACGTCGCGCCGACGCTGCTGGCGATCAACGCCCGCGACCCCGACGGGCTGGACACGAGCTGGCTCTACGACGTGGACTTCAGCCCGCTCCGGGGGCGTCAGGTCCTCGTGAGCGGCGATCGGGCGATGGACCTGGCGGTCCGGCTGGAGATCAACGATGTGCCGTTCACGCACGTCAAGACCTTCGCCGACGCGGTCGGTGCGGTGCCGCAGGGCCGCCTGGAGGTCATCGCCAACTACACCGCTTTCCAAGACATCCGAGCGGAGTTGGATCGTGTCCTTTGA
- the mraZ gene encoding division/cell wall cluster transcriptional repressor MraZ, translated as MFLGTHTPRLDDKGRLILPAKFRDELAGGVVITKGQERCLYVFPVAEFQRYAAEQSARPMSDKAARAYTRVLFSGAHDEVPDKQGRVTIPPTLRAYAGLERDLVVIGASTRVEIWDNAAWEAYLAESEESFSDVDTAGYAGLPTEAG; from the coding sequence ATGTTTCTCGGCACGCATACCCCCCGCCTGGACGACAAAGGCCGGTTGATTCTTCCGGCGAAGTTCCGGGACGAGCTGGCGGGAGGTGTCGTGATCACTAAAGGGCAGGAGCGCTGTCTCTACGTGTTCCCGGTCGCCGAGTTCCAGCGATACGCCGCCGAGCAGTCGGCCCGTCCGATGAGTGACAAGGCGGCCCGGGCGTACACCCGGGTGCTGTTCTCCGGCGCTCACGACGAGGTCCCCGACAAGCAGGGCCGGGTCACCATTCCGCCGACGCTCCGAGCGTACGCGGGACTGGAGCGAGACCTGGTGGTGATCGGCGCGAGCACTCGTGTCGAGATCTGGGACAACGCCGCCTGGGAGGCGTACCTCGCCGAAAGCGAGGAATCCTTCTCGGACGTCGACACCGCCGGCTACGCCGGCCTGCCGACGGAGGCGGGGTGA
- a CDS encoding DUF2231 domain-containing protein, with protein sequence MFSDILGIPAHPLFVHAAVVFVPLLALFAIVYAFVPRWRAKTGWLTAGLAVLAPLAALAAKLSGDKFIAARFPAQKPLKVLQHRSFGTATFWWTLALGLAVGLLFWVLQRTPQTPWLRTGAQVVVLVLAVVTAYYVVRTGDSGAESVWGRT encoded by the coding sequence ATGTTCAGTGACATTCTGGGCATACCGGCCCATCCGCTCTTCGTGCATGCGGCGGTCGTCTTCGTGCCTCTGCTGGCGCTGTTCGCCATCGTGTACGCCTTCGTCCCACGCTGGCGGGCGAAGACGGGGTGGCTGACCGCCGGGCTGGCGGTGCTCGCGCCGCTGGCCGCGCTGGCCGCGAAGCTGTCCGGCGACAAGTTCATCGCCGCTCGCTTTCCCGCCCAGAAGCCGCTGAAGGTGCTGCAGCATCGCTCGTTCGGCACCGCCACCTTCTGGTGGACGCTGGCCCTGGGTCTGGCCGTGGGGCTGCTGTTCTGGGTGCTTCAGCGCACCCCGCAGACACCCTGGCTGCGGACCGGAGCACAGGTGGTGGTGCTGGTGCTGGCCGTCGTCACGGCCTATTACGTCGTGCGTACCGGGGACTCCGGCGCCGAATCAGTGTGGGGGCGTACATGA
- a CDS encoding type 1 glutamine amidotransferase has translation MNGGLQIVWVYPDLLSTYGDRGNMLILAHRARARGIPAQTVEVRSDQRLPEQGDIYLLGGGEDGPQALAAQRLLNDGGLARAAANRAVVFAVCAGYQLLGSSFFAKGDKCPGLDMIDISSDRGPSRAVGELAGDVDPTLGLPPLTGFENHGGRTHLGPGVKPLLRVTTGVGNDGVTEGAWSETILGTYAHGPALARNPALADLLLCWATGEQSLGPLDDTWPDRLRAERLTAVGR, from the coding sequence GTGAACGGTGGCCTGCAGATCGTCTGGGTCTACCCCGACCTGCTCTCCACCTACGGCGACCGCGGCAACATGCTGATCCTGGCTCACCGCGCCCGCGCCCGCGGCATCCCCGCCCAGACCGTCGAGGTCCGCTCCGACCAGCGGCTGCCCGAGCAGGGCGACATCTACCTGCTCGGCGGCGGCGAGGACGGCCCGCAGGCGCTCGCCGCGCAACGGCTGCTCAACGACGGCGGGCTGGCCCGCGCGGCGGCGAACCGCGCCGTGGTCTTCGCCGTCTGCGCCGGCTACCAGCTCCTCGGCAGCAGCTTCTTCGCCAAGGGCGACAAGTGCCCCGGCCTCGACATGATCGACATCAGTTCGGACCGCGGCCCCTCGCGCGCCGTCGGCGAACTGGCGGGCGACGTCGACCCCACGCTCGGCCTCCCGCCGCTGACCGGCTTCGAGAACCACGGCGGTCGCACGCATCTCGGCCCCGGCGTCAAGCCCCTGCTCCGCGTCACCACGGGCGTCGGCAACGACGGCGTCACGGAGGGGGCCTGGTCCGAGACGATTCTCGGGACGTACGCACACGGCCCGGCCCTGGCTCGTAACCCTGCGCTCGCAGATCTCCTGCTCTGCTGGGCGACCGGCGAACAGTCGCTGGGGCCGCTGGACGACACCTGGCCGGATCGGCTCCGGGCCGAGCGGCTCACCGCCGTCGGCCGATGA
- a CDS encoding C40 family peptidase codes for MKSQIRRRTARLLLAVGAGVLAATLTGTPTQASSVDSAAAALASAPAAIVVTGVGAADTVVTENAAVATTAVATNVTASAFTAAPTAVSSRAAKAAKVIALAKQYSGRPYRWSAAGPKRFDCTGYTKFIYKKVGVKLPHSGAQGKKGKKVSRAKALPGDLVIFRDSGGRVYHVGIYAGGNKMYDAPTYGKKTGLHRIWSKKVEFRRVLG; via the coding sequence ATGAAGTCTCAGATCAGGCGGCGTACCGCCAGACTCCTGCTGGCCGTCGGCGCGGGCGTCCTGGCGGCGACGCTGACGGGGACCCCCACCCAAGCCTCCTCGGTGGACTCGGCTGCCGCGGCGCTCGCCTCGGCTCCGGCTGCGATCGTCGTGACCGGAGTCGGCGCGGCCGACACGGTCGTGACGGAGAACGCGGCCGTCGCCACGACCGCCGTCGCCACCAACGTGACTGCCTCGGCCTTCACCGCCGCTCCCACCGCTGTCAGCTCCCGGGCGGCCAAGGCGGCGAAGGTGATCGCGCTGGCGAAGCAGTACAGCGGCCGTCCCTACCGCTGGAGCGCCGCGGGACCCAAGCGGTTCGACTGCACCGGGTACACGAAGTTCATCTACAAGAAGGTCGGCGTCAAGCTCCCCCACAGCGGCGCCCAGGGCAAGAAGGGGAAGAAGGTCTCCCGGGCCAAGGCGCTTCCCGGTGACCTGGTGATCTTCCGCGACTCCGGCGGTCGCGTCTACCACGTCGGCATCTACGCCGGCGGCAACAAGATGTACGACGCCCCGACATACGGCAAGAAGACCGGACTGCACCGCATCTGGAGCAAGAAGGTCGAGTTCCGCCGGGTGCTCGGCTAA
- a CDS encoding TVP38/TMEM64 family protein has translation MTTADTPAADFRRRALIRAGALALGVGAVALLASRVPLGSVPDEVRELGAFGPAAAVVAGAALLMALVPRTAISLACGLLFGATAGAGVALVAAVGAAIATFWLGRWAGRETVRRRLRGRIARLDEWLAQRGTLAVVVVRLLPIAPFGLVGYAYGSSATRFRHYLAGTALGGAPSAFAYAAIGAAVVSPDGVTLLTYLPAALGALVSASAAVYWRVTSRRS, from the coding sequence ATGACGACTGCTGACACCCCGGCGGCGGACTTCCGGCGCCGGGCGCTGATCCGTGCCGGCGCCCTCGCTCTCGGTGTGGGCGCGGTGGCGTTGCTAGCCAGTCGAGTTCCCCTGGGCTCGGTGCCCGACGAGGTACGCGAGCTCGGCGCGTTCGGCCCCGCCGCCGCCGTCGTCGCCGGAGCCGCCCTGCTCATGGCGCTCGTTCCGCGTACGGCGATCTCGTTGGCCTGCGGCTTGTTGTTCGGTGCGACGGCCGGGGCGGGCGTGGCCCTGGTCGCGGCGGTCGGCGCTGCCATCGCGACGTTCTGGCTGGGTCGCTGGGCGGGCCGGGAAACCGTGCGACGGCGGTTGCGCGGGCGCATCGCGCGGTTGGACGAGTGGCTGGCCCAGCGCGGCACGCTCGCCGTGGTGGTCGTCCGCCTCCTGCCGATCGCACCGTTCGGCCTCGTCGGGTACGCGTACGGCAGCTCGGCGACGCGTTTCCGGCATTACCTGGCGGGAACGGCGCTCGGCGGCGCGCCCAGCGCGTTCGCGTACGCCGCCATCGGGGCCGCGGTCGTCTCACCGGACGGCGTCACCCTGCTCACCTATCTGCCCGCCGCCCTGGGCGCGCTCGTCAGCGCGAGTGCGGCCGTCTACTGGCGAGTGACGTCCCGCCGCTCGTGA
- a CDS encoding C40 family peptidase has protein sequence MAIFRMVASRWERARNLLLGGHRRLFGSWRLLFGSRRRGLVTAGAAAIAAAAVGLPALAAGPGGSPAPSELSLSIAPSAYASVSASASGAASASSSASMSASGTAGLGSAASAAASAATAAAAKAAAPARAAAASAAKRAASAAAASTKAAIVLREVAKLKGSPYVFGATGPRTFDCSGLTQFVYAKIGVKLVNYVPTQLNKAKVVPHAKQRPGDLIFFLSGDFAYHVGIYAGNHKMWDAPTEGQTVGLHEIWDDSYVVGQFY, from the coding sequence ATGGCCATCTTCCGTATGGTCGCCTCCCGCTGGGAGCGTGCTCGAAATCTCCTGCTCGGCGGCCATCGTCGTCTGTTCGGCAGCTGGCGTCTTCTGTTCGGTAGCCGGCGGCGGGGCTTGGTCACCGCTGGGGCCGCGGCGATCGCAGCGGCTGCGGTCGGCCTCCCGGCGCTCGCCGCCGGACCCGGAGGTTCTCCGGCCCCGTCCGAGCTTTCGCTGTCGATCGCGCCCTCGGCGTACGCCTCGGTCTCAGCGTCGGCGTCTGGTGCGGCGTCCGCGTCCTCTTCGGCGTCGATGTCAGCTTCGGGCACGGCGGGCTTGGGTTCGGCGGCGTCGGCCGCCGCGTCCGCTGCGACCGCTGCTGCGGCCAAGGCTGCGGCACCGGCCAGGGCTGCTGCTGCGTCGGCGGCGAAGAGAGCAGCGTCCGCTGCCGCCGCCTCGACGAAGGCGGCGATCGTCCTGCGCGAGGTGGCGAAGCTCAAGGGCTCGCCCTACGTGTTCGGCGCGACCGGACCGCGGACCTTCGACTGCTCCGGGCTGACCCAGTTCGTGTACGCCAAGATCGGCGTCAAGCTCGTCAACTATGTGCCGACGCAGCTCAACAAGGCGAAGGTCGTCCCGCATGCGAAGCAGCGTCCGGGCGACCTGATCTTCTTCCTGAGCGGCGACTTCGCCTACCACGTCGGCATCTATGCGGGGAACCACAAGATGTGGGACGCCCCGACCGAGGGGCAGACCGTCGGCCTGCACGAGATCTGGGACGACTCCTACGTCGTCGGCCAGTTCTACTGA